A stretch of Vigna angularis cultivar LongXiaoDou No.4 chromosome 4, ASM1680809v1, whole genome shotgun sequence DNA encodes these proteins:
- the LOC108331970 gene encoding O-fucosyltransferase 38 isoform X2 has protein sequence MVSRGSYGSGGLLTGRFHARKLSPSVITFYTIFIFAFSIIVFLFYVRNISIDQDPRRPFISRQSNSQQVPELHVHDKQQLWDSPFNHGLHQCVERTTKYKAAKGFNRYLTVRSNGGLNQMRTGISDMVAVAHMMNATLVVPQLDKRSFWKDSSVFSDIFDELHFIQSLKGDIRIVSELPKNLEGIPRARKHFTSWAGFGYYTDMTRLWSDYQVIHVAKSDSRLANNDLPLDIQRLRCRAMYQALRFSPPIENLGKRLVDRLRSQGGRYIALHLRYEKDMLSFTGCSYGLTDAESEELRILRENTNYWKVKAINSTEQRIGGFCPLTPKEVGIFLHALGYPPSTPIYIAAGEIYGGNTHLSELSSRFPNLIFKESLATPEELKDFTNHASQTAALDYIICVESDVFVPSYSGNMARAVEGHRRFLGHRKTINPDRKGLVGIFDMVETGVLEEGKELSQMVQRMHKNRQGAPRKRHGSPPGVKGRARFKTEESFYENPYPECICGSKSKLEIT, from the exons ATGGTAAGCAGAGGGTCGTATGGCTCTGGCGGCCTCTTGACTGGTAGATTCCATGCTCGAAAGCTATCCCCAAGCGTCATCACTTTCTATACCATCTTCATATTTGCTTTCTCCATCATCGTCTTCTTGTTCTACGTGAGGAACATTAGTATTGATCAAGATCCACGACGCCCTTTCATTTCTCGACAATCTAATTCTCAGCAG GTGCCAGAGTTACATGTGCACGATAAGCAGCAACTTTGGGATTCTCCGTTCAATCATGGCTTACACCAGTGTGTTGAGCGGACTACTAAATATAAAG CTGCCAAAGGATTTAATCGCTATCTAACTGTGAGAAGTAACGGTGGACTAAATCAAATGCGAACCGGT ATATCAGACATGGTGGCTGTGGCACATATGATGAATGCAACTTTAGTCGTTCCTCAATTGGATAAACGTTCATTCTGGAAAGACTCAAG TGTATTTTCAGATATATTTGATGAGCTTCATTTCATTCAATCCCTGAAAGGTGATATCAGGATTGTTAGTGAGCTTCCCAAAAACTTGGAAGGTATCCCCCGGGCCAGGAAACACTTTACTTCCTGGGCTGGGTTCGGTTACTATACAGATATGACAAGGTTGTGGAGTGACTATCAG GTGATACATGTTGCAAAATCAGATTCTCGACTTGCAAACAATGATCTTCCTCTGGACATACAGAGGTTGAGGTGCCGGGCAATGTATCAGGCGCTTCGATTTTCTCCTCCAATAGAGAATTTAGGAAAG AGGTTGGTGGATCGGCTGAGATCACAAGGAGGAAGATATATTGCTCTCCATCTGAGATATGAGAAAGATATGCTGTCTTTTACGGGTTGCTCTTATGGTCTCACAGATGCAGAATCTGAAGAGCTTAGAATTTTGAG GGAGAATACAAATTATTGGAAAGTAAAAGCGATAAATTCAACAGAACAGAGAATTGGAGGATTTTGTCCACTTACTCCAAAGGAGGTGGGCATTTTTCTTCACGCTCTTGGATACCCACCATCCACACCAATATACATAGCAGCTGGAGAGATCTATGGTGGTAATACTCATCTTTCGGAGCTCTCATCCCGTTTCCCTAATCTAATCTTTAAG GAATCCCTTGCAACTCCTGAAGAGCTGAAAGATTTCACTAATCATGCTTCCCAAACTGCTGCACTTGATTACATAATATGCGTAGAGAGTGATGTATTTGTTCCGTCATATTCGGGAAATATGGCAAGAGCAGTTGAGGGACACCGCAGATTCTTAGGTCACCGCAAGACAATCAATCCAGACAG GAAAGGTCTGGTTGGAATTTTTGATATGGTGGAAACTGGAGTGCTTGAAGAAGGAAAGGAACTGTCGCAAATGGTTCAGCGGATGCACAAGAACAG GCAAGGAGCTCCAAGGAAAAGGCATGGTTCTCCACCAGGAGTCAAAGGCCGGGCACGATTTAAGACTGAAGAGTCCTTTTATGAAAATCCATATCCTGAGTGTATATGTGGTTCTAAAAGCAAACTAGAAATAACATGA
- the LOC108331970 gene encoding O-fucosyltransferase 38 isoform X1, producing MVSRGSYGSGGLLTGRFHARKLSPSVITFYTIFIFAFSIIVFLFYVRNISIDQDPRRPFISRQSNSQQSLQVPELHVHDKQQLWDSPFNHGLHQCVERTTKYKAAKGFNRYLTVRSNGGLNQMRTGISDMVAVAHMMNATLVVPQLDKRSFWKDSSVFSDIFDELHFIQSLKGDIRIVSELPKNLEGIPRARKHFTSWAGFGYYTDMTRLWSDYQVIHVAKSDSRLANNDLPLDIQRLRCRAMYQALRFSPPIENLGKRLVDRLRSQGGRYIALHLRYEKDMLSFTGCSYGLTDAESEELRILRENTNYWKVKAINSTEQRIGGFCPLTPKEVGIFLHALGYPPSTPIYIAAGEIYGGNTHLSELSSRFPNLIFKESLATPEELKDFTNHASQTAALDYIICVESDVFVPSYSGNMARAVEGHRRFLGHRKTINPDRKGLVGIFDMVETGVLEEGKELSQMVQRMHKNRQGAPRKRHGSPPGVKGRARFKTEESFYENPYPECICGSKSKLEIT from the exons ATGGTAAGCAGAGGGTCGTATGGCTCTGGCGGCCTCTTGACTGGTAGATTCCATGCTCGAAAGCTATCCCCAAGCGTCATCACTTTCTATACCATCTTCATATTTGCTTTCTCCATCATCGTCTTCTTGTTCTACGTGAGGAACATTAGTATTGATCAAGATCCACGACGCCCTTTCATTTCTCGACAATCTAATTCTCAGCAG TCGCTACAGGTGCCAGAGTTACATGTGCACGATAAGCAGCAACTTTGGGATTCTCCGTTCAATCATGGCTTACACCAGTGTGTTGAGCGGACTACTAAATATAAAG CTGCCAAAGGATTTAATCGCTATCTAACTGTGAGAAGTAACGGTGGACTAAATCAAATGCGAACCGGT ATATCAGACATGGTGGCTGTGGCACATATGATGAATGCAACTTTAGTCGTTCCTCAATTGGATAAACGTTCATTCTGGAAAGACTCAAG TGTATTTTCAGATATATTTGATGAGCTTCATTTCATTCAATCCCTGAAAGGTGATATCAGGATTGTTAGTGAGCTTCCCAAAAACTTGGAAGGTATCCCCCGGGCCAGGAAACACTTTACTTCCTGGGCTGGGTTCGGTTACTATACAGATATGACAAGGTTGTGGAGTGACTATCAG GTGATACATGTTGCAAAATCAGATTCTCGACTTGCAAACAATGATCTTCCTCTGGACATACAGAGGTTGAGGTGCCGGGCAATGTATCAGGCGCTTCGATTTTCTCCTCCAATAGAGAATTTAGGAAAG AGGTTGGTGGATCGGCTGAGATCACAAGGAGGAAGATATATTGCTCTCCATCTGAGATATGAGAAAGATATGCTGTCTTTTACGGGTTGCTCTTATGGTCTCACAGATGCAGAATCTGAAGAGCTTAGAATTTTGAG GGAGAATACAAATTATTGGAAAGTAAAAGCGATAAATTCAACAGAACAGAGAATTGGAGGATTTTGTCCACTTACTCCAAAGGAGGTGGGCATTTTTCTTCACGCTCTTGGATACCCACCATCCACACCAATATACATAGCAGCTGGAGAGATCTATGGTGGTAATACTCATCTTTCGGAGCTCTCATCCCGTTTCCCTAATCTAATCTTTAAG GAATCCCTTGCAACTCCTGAAGAGCTGAAAGATTTCACTAATCATGCTTCCCAAACTGCTGCACTTGATTACATAATATGCGTAGAGAGTGATGTATTTGTTCCGTCATATTCGGGAAATATGGCAAGAGCAGTTGAGGGACACCGCAGATTCTTAGGTCACCGCAAGACAATCAATCCAGACAG GAAAGGTCTGGTTGGAATTTTTGATATGGTGGAAACTGGAGTGCTTGAAGAAGGAAAGGAACTGTCGCAAATGGTTCAGCGGATGCACAAGAACAG GCAAGGAGCTCCAAGGAAAAGGCATGGTTCTCCACCAGGAGTCAAAGGCCGGGCACGATTTAAGACTGAAGAGTCCTTTTATGAAAATCCATATCCTGAGTGTATATGTGGTTCTAAAAGCAAACTAGAAATAACATGA